One window of Acidobacteriota bacterium genomic DNA carries:
- a CDS encoding protein kinase: protein MESLIGKTVSHYNVTRELGRGGMGVVYEAEDTRLGRHVALKFLSQEMDQDAQSLERFQREARASSALNHPNICTVHAIEQHERRHFIVMELLEGQTLARMIGRQSFELGPLVEMGIQIADALESAHARGIVHRDIKPANIFVNSRNQVKVLDFGLAKIEGSARPNAAPGTDSRMDTVGQVDELTKRGVALGTVSYMSPEQARGQLTDARTDLFSLGTVLYQMASGKLSFQGETSAVIFDAILNRDPEPIGKSGASIPPEFGRILGKALEKDRNMRYQTATDLKTDLIRMRRDLDSGRRQAAEIGDSRGGAERQAPKSIAVLYFENLSGIKEDEYFRDGITEDIITELSKIKGLNIFSRPTVLAYRDKQVTPAQIGQQLRAAYVLAGSLRRAGARLRINAQLVDTHTDFPLWSERYDREMKDVFEVQDEIARKIAEALRITLSPQEQEALAAKPTENLQAYDLFLRGKSYARRLTRQDLEFAAQMLENAVALDPTFALAYAALANVAAQHHYHYGRDPVWMERAQSASSRAVELSADLPEAQVAQAWVKYARGQHDEAIAHARAAIDRKRDCEGAYYLLGRALFAAGRYQEVASIADAALDACGEDYNVYVPLLNALGALGKDEQVRNVRLRRITVLENHLKKIPEDARARIHLAVEYANTNRVEDSKREADLAVALRPNDATVLYNAACVFCLSKKKAEALEAIRKAWEAGFKDADWARRDPDLALLHGDPEFDKLYPETKPGG from the coding sequence ATGGAATCGCTGATCGGCAAGACCGTCTCCCACTACAACGTCACCCGCGAGCTCGGCCGCGGGGGGATGGGCGTCGTCTACGAGGCCGAGGACACCCGTCTCGGCCGGCACGTCGCGCTGAAGTTCCTCTCCCAGGAGATGGACCAGGACGCGCAGAGCCTCGAGCGCTTCCAGCGCGAGGCGCGCGCCTCCTCGGCGCTGAACCACCCCAACATCTGCACCGTCCACGCCATCGAGCAGCACGAGCGCCGCCACTTCATCGTGATGGAGCTTCTCGAGGGGCAGACACTCGCGCGGATGATCGGCCGCCAGTCGTTCGAGCTGGGGCCGCTCGTCGAGATGGGAATCCAGATCGCCGACGCGCTCGAGTCCGCCCACGCCCGCGGCATCGTCCACCGCGACATCAAGCCGGCCAACATCTTCGTCAACTCGCGCAACCAGGTGAAGGTCCTCGACTTCGGCCTCGCCAAAATCGAGGGATCCGCCCGCCCGAACGCCGCCCCCGGCACCGACTCGCGCATGGACACCGTCGGCCAGGTGGACGAGCTCACCAAGCGCGGCGTCGCCCTCGGCACCGTCTCGTACATGTCCCCGGAGCAGGCGCGCGGCCAGCTCACCGACGCCCGCACCGATCTCTTCTCCCTGGGCACCGTCCTGTACCAGATGGCCTCCGGCAAGCTCTCCTTCCAGGGGGAGACGTCGGCCGTCATCTTCGACGCCATCCTCAACCGCGATCCGGAGCCAATCGGCAAGAGCGGCGCCTCCATCCCTCCCGAGTTCGGCCGCATCCTGGGGAAGGCCCTCGAGAAGGACCGGAACATGCGCTACCAGACCGCCACCGATCTGAAGACCGACCTCATCCGGATGCGCCGCGATCTCGACTCGGGGCGCCGGCAGGCCGCGGAGATCGGCGACTCGCGCGGCGGCGCCGAGAGGCAGGCGCCGAAGTCGATCGCCGTCCTCTACTTCGAGAACCTCAGCGGCATCAAGGAGGACGAGTACTTCCGCGACGGCATCACCGAGGACATCATCACCGAGCTTTCGAAAATCAAGGGGCTGAACATCTTCTCGCGCCCGACGGTCCTCGCCTACCGCGACAAGCAGGTGACGCCGGCGCAGATCGGACAGCAGCTCCGCGCGGCGTACGTCCTCGCGGGGTCCCTTCGCCGCGCCGGCGCGCGCCTTCGCATCAACGCGCAGCTCGTCGACACGCACACCGACTTTCCCCTCTGGTCGGAGCGCTACGACCGCGAGATGAAGGACGTCTTCGAGGTGCAGGACGAGATCGCGCGGAAGATCGCCGAGGCGCTTCGCATCACGCTGTCGCCCCAGGAGCAGGAGGCGCTCGCGGCCAAGCCGACGGAGAACCTCCAGGCGTACGACCTCTTCCTTCGCGGCAAGAGCTACGCGCGCCGGCTGACGCGTCAGGATCTCGAGTTCGCGGCGCAGATGCTCGAGAACGCGGTCGCCCTCGATCCCACCTTCGCCCTCGCCTACGCCGCCCTCGCCAACGTGGCGGCGCAGCATCACTACCACTACGGCCGCGATCCTGTGTGGATGGAGCGCGCTCAATCGGCCTCGTCGCGGGCCGTCGAGCTCTCCGCCGATCTTCCCGAGGCGCAGGTCGCCCAGGCCTGGGTCAAGTACGCGCGGGGCCAGCACGACGAGGCGATCGCGCACGCGCGGGCCGCGATCGATCGCAAGCGGGACTGCGAGGGGGCCTACTATCTTCTCGGCCGCGCGCTGTTCGCCGCGGGACGCTACCAGGAGGTCGCGTCGATCGCCGATGCGGCTCTCGATGCCTGCGGTGAGGACTACAACGTCTACGTCCCTTTGCTGAACGCCCTCGGGGCTCTCGGCAAGGACGAGCAGGTTCGCAACGTTCGGCTGCGCCGGATCACCGTCCTAGAGAATCACCTGAAGAAAATTCCCGAGGACGCCCGCGCCCGGATTCACCTGGCGGTGGAGTACGCGAACACGAACCGCGTCGAGGACTCTAAGCGCGAGGCCGATCTTGCCGTCGCGCTGCGGCCGAACGACGCGACGGTCCTCTACAACGCGGCGTGCGTCTTCTGCCTTTCGAAGAAGAAGGCGGAGGCGCTCGAGGCGATCCGGAAGGCCTGGGAGGCGGGGTTCAAGGACGCGGACTGGGCGCGACGGGATCCGGACCTCGCGCTGCTCCACGGCGATCCGGAGTTCGACAAGCTGTACCCGGAGACGAAGCCCGGGGGGTGA
- a CDS encoding peroxiredoxin, with translation MNLRIGSKAPDFTADTTQGKISFHEWIGDSWCILFSHPKDFTPVCTTELGYMAGLQPQFDKRNTKVIGLSVDPVEDHKRWAADIKDVTGNMPGYPMIGDSDLAVAKLYEMLPADAGMSSKGRTAVDNLTVRTVYVIGPDKNIKAMLVYPMSTGRNFDEVMRLLDSCQLTAKHKVATPVNWKHGEDVIIVPAVSDDDARQKFPGGWKSPKPYLRIVPQPK, from the coding sequence ATGAACTTGCGCATCGGATCGAAGGCTCCCGATTTCACCGCCGATACGACCCAGGGGAAGATCAGCTTCCACGAGTGGATCGGCGACTCGTGGTGCATCCTCTTCTCGCACCCGAAGGACTTCACCCCCGTCTGCACGACCGAGCTGGGGTACATGGCCGGCCTGCAGCCGCAGTTCGACAAGCGGAACACGAAGGTCATCGGCCTCAGCGTCGATCCGGTCGAGGATCACAAGCGCTGGGCCGCCGACATCAAGGACGTCACCGGGAACATGCCGGGGTACCCGATGATCGGGGACTCCGATCTCGCCGTGGCGAAGCTCTACGAGATGCTTCCGGCGGACGCCGGGATGAGCTCGAAGGGGCGCACGGCCGTCGACAACCTCACGGTGCGCACGGTGTACGTCATCGGCCCCGACAAGAACATCAAGGCGATGCTCGTCTACCCGATGAGCACCGGGCGCAACTTCGACGAGGTGATGCGCCTCCTCGACTCCTGCCAGCTCACGGCGAAGCACAAGGTCGCGACGCCCGTGAACTGGAAGCACGGCGAGGACGTCATCATCGTGCCGGCCGTCTCCGACGACGACGCGCGCCAGAAGTTCCCCGGCGGCTGGAAGTCGCCGAAGCCGTACCTGCGAATCGTCCCGCAGCCGAAGTAG
- a CDS encoding SGNH/GDSL hydrolase family protein: MGRGRTAVGRLLLLAISSAFALLVFEGALRIAAHRILHDGETMFLGDVFSIEDPLLGFSPIPNSSRIVVKGGAFLIKDEINSRGLRDVEHSLEKQPGAKRILVLGDSFMYGEGVRVQETMARRLEGLLDGVEVINAGVRGYDLGQEYLSYKHRNRSYGPDLVLLAFFINDLAPDSFLDAVDGADGVPLRYVTKPDYLARHTDRTAGASRGSLTAWLRSHSMLYVLLRDRWDEMVSRREERRAKPSIREQEPVPYVVAFRATPADGSIPEPWRRAYRILDALKGEVVADGAKLAIVMVPAPWQISEENWNQWVAWLGVEPTTLSRRHPQEMVQAWCSQTGTACHDLIPAFENGERARLYFRHEYHWSPEGHALAARAVADFLRSAGFP, from the coding sequence ATGGGTCGAGGTCGGACGGCGGTGGGACGGCTCCTTCTCCTCGCGATCTCCTCGGCCTTCGCTCTCCTGGTGTTCGAAGGGGCGCTGCGGATCGCGGCGCACCGCATCCTCCACGACGGCGAGACGATGTTCCTCGGAGACGTCTTCAGCATCGAAGACCCCCTGCTCGGGTTCAGTCCCATCCCGAACTCCTCCAGGATCGTCGTGAAGGGAGGGGCTTTCCTCATCAAGGACGAGATCAACTCGCGCGGCCTCAGGGACGTCGAGCACTCTCTCGAGAAGCAGCCTGGCGCGAAGCGCATCCTCGTGCTGGGCGACTCGTTCATGTACGGGGAGGGGGTGCGCGTTCAAGAGACGATGGCGCGGCGGCTCGAGGGGCTGCTCGACGGCGTCGAGGTCATCAATGCCGGCGTGCGCGGGTACGATCTCGGGCAGGAGTACCTGAGCTACAAGCACCGGAATCGATCCTATGGACCCGATCTCGTCCTCCTCGCGTTCTTCATCAACGATCTGGCCCCGGATTCCTTTCTCGATGCGGTGGACGGCGCAGACGGCGTGCCGCTCCGGTACGTGACGAAGCCGGACTACCTCGCCCGGCACACGGACCGCACGGCGGGCGCCTCGCGCGGGTCGCTCACCGCTTGGCTGAGATCCCACTCGATGCTCTACGTGCTCCTCCGCGACCGATGGGACGAGATGGTCTCGCGCCGCGAGGAGCGCAGGGCGAAACCGTCGATCCGCGAGCAGGAGCCCGTGCCCTACGTCGTCGCGTTTCGCGCTACGCCGGCCGATGGCTCCATTCCGGAGCCGTGGCGCCGGGCCTACCGCATCCTCGACGCGCTCAAGGGTGAGGTCGTCGCGGACGGAGCGAAGCTGGCCATCGTCATGGTGCCCGCCCCGTGGCAGATCTCCGAGGAGAACTGGAATCAGTGGGTGGCGTGGCTGGGGGTCGAGCCGACGACTCTCTCTCGCCGTCATCCACAGGAGATGGTCCAGGCCTGGTGCTCGCAAACCGGCACGGCCTGCCACGACCTGATCCCCGCCTTCGAAAACGGGGAGCGGGCGCGGCTGTACTTCCGGCACGAGTACCACTGGAGCCCCGAGGGCCACGCGCTCGCGGCGCGCGCCGTCGCTGATTTCCTCAGGAGCGCGGGGTTCCCCTGA